GAACAACGGGCTTCAGATCACACTAGGGGCGAGATGAGCGGCTGGACTCGGCCCTGGGGTGCGCAGTGGCCAAAGCAGAAGGGCCAGcgctggctgaggcagcagtgccaggcctggccgaAACAGAACGGCCAGCAGCGGCTGaagcagcagtgccaggcctggttgaggcagaactgccagcagcggctgaggcagcagtgccaggcctggttgaggcagaactgccagcagcggctgaggcagcagtgccaggcctggttgaggcagaactgccagcagcggctgaggcagcagtgccaggcctggttgaggcagaagtgccagccctggctgcacctCTGGCTCCGGTGCTCTCTACTTCCTCTCTCCAAGCCTCTTCATATTGTGGCTGCAAGGCAGGACGGACCGAATCCTTGACCTTGGCCAAAAACTGCAGGACTTTTGTCTTGCTAGTTTCTGTGAGCGCTTTAGGACCGCACAGGAACTCATAGCGAGGGGGATCGCTGCCGGGCACCTGCCGGTACTCCAGGTACTTTTCCCGCACCAGATCTTCTGTGATTAGCTTCCTGGGCTCTCCAAAGATGAGGTGACTTCTTCCATCATAGATGCCCAGCATATtcaggaacttccagatcttctccTCAGGGGCGTGGTTGCCATTCAGGTAGATGACACCCAGCAGAGGCATCAGAAGACCATTCTTCGGCAGCCCCCCGTCACCTCTCATAGACTCACTGTCGCTGAGATCTAGGTTGCTCACCAGGGTATAGCAGTGACTGTTGGGCCTGACTTCCTTCAGCACCAGGCCAAACACCAGCTCCATACGCTCAGAGGCCCTCCTAAGGATCTCAGGGAATTGTTTCCTGTACCTTCTATTGATTTCCTGCAGCATTTCAGACCTCTCAATGAGCTCGCTCATCTTATACTTAAACAGCAGGTACTCCACCAATATCTGTGCCTTCCTGGTCAGAATATCTGTGTAAGAGCtcgcagcagcagctgaggcttGGGAGGAATTTTCACCTTTATGAACTTGGCCCTTGGCACCTACACCAGATCTATAGCGTGCTGCACCATGCACTGCAGATCTCGAGCGTGCTGTGCCACCACCACCAGATCTTTTGCGTATAGCACCTGCAGCAGCACTGGTGGTGCCTTGGGCTCCCGGAGGCCCCTTGGAGGTGCCAGCAGCAGACGAGCTTGACGGAGCGCTCTCtgaatcaggaggggaggaggaggtggtctctTCTCCCCTAGATGTGGACGCCTGATCATGAAGACCCTGGGTCTCAGCTCGGGCCTGGCGACGTTTCTCACGAGCACGGTGCTTACTCTTCTGCCCACGGGGCATGATGGCTGTGGTCAGGGACCGCAGGCGGGAGTCTGGGCCAACAGACAGGAGATTGGGGCACCTGGAGGATGGAGAATGGGGTGACATGAGCACCTTAAAACAGGGAGACTCCACCTTGGCTTAATCAAAGGCCGCCTCTGCAGGTGTCCTTGAGGACACTGCCCTAGGAACCCACAAGCCTCCTGTTTTCCTGCTCAGCCTGTTCCCACAGAATCCCATAGAGGAAGAACAGAGGACTTACTTGTCCTCTGCGTCCTCTCAGCTCTGCTTTGGATTTACTCAGGTGACAGCAGGTACCAGCAGTGGGGTTTTCTAAGTTCTACTTCAGTATTATCACGTCAAGTCCTGGCGGAGCCTTGGCACCCTTCCCTCTGCTACTCTGATGTAGACACTTTAGACCACCCCATGATCCCGAGATAAGTGAAGGGATGCCTCATACCACCTCCCTGCCAGGAGATAGATGACCAGTGCTGAGAgctcattagggtcttttctatcCTGAGTTCACTGGGATCATCATTCAAGGTCCTTACCTTGGCTCCATAAAAAGTTGGGCACCATTATCCATTTGTGGACTGGTGTCTGCACCTTCAGACTAGACATTTTCCCTCCCATAGACTTCATATAGAACAGTAAAGAAGGGGCTCAGCCTCACAGCCCTTCCCTGAGATTTCCTGGGCTGAAATCCGAGGGTTGAGATGGATGCACTCAGCCTCACAGCCCTTCCCTGAGATTTCCTGGGCTGAAATCCGAGGGTTGGGATGGATGCACTGAGTCCTCACTCAGGTTCATCAATTGAGCTCCCAGTAGagaagctcagagaaggcaatggcaccccactccagtactctttcctggaaaatcccatggattgaggagcctggtaggctgcagtccatggggtcgctaatagttggaaacgactgagcaacttcactttcacttttccctttcatgcactggagaaggaaatggcaacccactccagtgttcttgattgGAAGATCCCCGGGGCGGGAGAGCCTgggggctgacgtctatggggtcacacagagtcggacaggaatgaagtgacttagcagtagcagtagagaaACTCAACTTTTTCCTGTAGTGATGACTGCTTGATAGTAAAAGCCAATCGCTCTGTGTCCCAAAAGCAGGAAGTGAAGATGACCATATCTTACCAAACACAGACTCCTGAGAACAAACTCTGGTGCAGGCAGGTTGATGTCCCTGTGGACCCTCACAAAATCCCAATTCaaggtctaaaatatttttttgcttctggTTTCTCCTATACGTCTTTtcgaaaataatttttttacaatattaattcaaaatagtgtaccagtttctgccacacatcaatatgaatcagccataggtatagcttatgtctcctccatcttGAAACTCTCTCCCACGTCACACCCCTCTTAAGATATCACAGAGCGCTGGCTTTGAGCTCCCTGGTTATAAAACTActtcccactggttatctataTTCCATATGGTAATGTGCACGTTTTCAATGTTaatctgcccctccctctccttcccccactgtgtccacgagtctgttctctatgtcagcATCTCctggctgccctgcaaataggttcatcagtaccatctttctggattccatatatatgcattaatataggatattggctttcctctttctgacttaattcactctgcttacaagaactagaaataaaactaccacatgaaccaacaatcccactagtgggcgtataccctgaggaaatggtgatggaaaaagacacttgtactcttcactgcagcactattttcaatagccaggacacagaagcaaccaagCTCTACATTTAACTCATGAAAGGGTCTAAGGTTTCTCCCTCTGCTGACCACTCCTTTCAGACCAAGACCCTTACTTCCCCATTAGCCTGCAGTGGGGACAGATATGTATTCTTGAGGTCTCCCAGGGATGACGACAGGGAGATGTGGTCCAATTGACGTGGTGTGGAACATCCACAGCCTCCAAGGTTCTCACCATCCACCAGGACACCTGAAACCCTCCCTTGTCAACCTGAGACTGCCCCCACTGACCTGGTCTCTCACTTCCCTGAGATGTCCCAGGAAGTGTCATGTCAAAACGCCTGATTCTCCCAGTCCTCAAAATAGGACTGGCGCCTTATGTGACTCCATTTCTTATGGGAGCAGCCTCCATCCTCACTCAGCGTCACAGCCATTAATACTGGGGACTAGGTCCCTTTGTGGAGCTGGGTTTATTCCATTACAGCAAGGCTCTCACTTCCCCCAAACCACCTCCAGTGGACACCAGGGGGCACCACAGTTGGCCAGCTCTACCCGGGGCTTCCTAGAGCCTAGTACAGGGGAGCCGTTAAGTGTGGCCCCCTTGGCAGTGTCGAAGTCTGCTCATCAGCCCTCAGGGCTTTCATCTAGGTCCTACAGCTCTTCAGGGGGTAGAATCCAGGCCTACCCCCACAGACCAATGCCTTAGCCTGAGACACTCTAGCCCATATTCAGccgatagctctgagggactcaTAAGAGCCATATcacaggggtgggatgtggatgggtcacttttattactgggagggttgggaaagtcccttcACCTCcattcaggtcctcaccttgGTTCCGGACGAGTCCTGAACACTAAGTCTCCGCCATACGGTCGCCGCGGCTACCAGTCGATCCGCTGGCTTTCAAAGCGGAAGTGCAGGGGAGATGCGTAAGGTCCTACGTGGGGTCTCCCAGGGATGACAGCAGGGGCAGCGTGCTACGGGAACACCAGTAGCTCAATATTCATCCGTCCGTGGGTCCTCCTTGTGCGGTGTATCAGAGCCCAGGATGCCCCCTCCTATGAACCCGAGTCTTCCAGCTCCCAAACAAAGCCCTTGCCTTCCCAAGTCCCTGGTGGTGGGAGGCCAGCTctgctctgagcatctctgcttgTCAGGTGGGTTGCCACTCTGTGAGCCTCCTTCGTTGGGGGAGAGATCCTCTCACTAGCACTGATGGTCCTCACCTTAAGTCCATTTAT
This DNA window, taken from Bubalus kerabau isolate K-KA32 ecotype Philippines breed swamp buffalo chromosome X, PCC_UOA_SB_1v2, whole genome shotgun sequence, encodes the following:
- the LOC129639480 gene encoding melanoma-associated antigen B2-like, whose protein sequence is MPRGQKSKHRAREKRRQARAETQGLHDQASTSRGEETTSSSPPDSESAPSSSSAAGTSKGPPGAQGTTSAAAGAIRKRSGGGGTARSRSAVHGAARYRSGVGAKGQVHKGENSSQASAAAASSYTDILTRKAQILVEYLLFKYKMSELIERSEMLQEINRRYRKQFPEILRRASERMELVFGLVLKEVRPNSHCYTLVSNLDLSDSESMRGDGGLPKNGLLMPLLGVIYLNGNHAPEEKIWKFLNMLGIYDGRSHLIFGEPRKLITEDLVREKYLEYRQVPGSDPPRYEFLCGPKALTETSKTKVLQFLAKVKDSVRPALQPQYEEAWREEVESTGARGAARAGTSASTRPGTAASASAGPSALATAHPRAESSRSSRP